One genomic region from Lycorma delicatula isolate Av1 chromosome 1, ASM4794821v1, whole genome shotgun sequence encodes:
- the Nop56 gene encoding nop56 ribonucleoprotein isoform X3: MQKSQLFILFEHAAGFALFKVIEFEEISMLDARLESSVVELSHFKKVVLLVGFSPFKNAIAALEGVNAISEGIIPEDLQLFIEKTLPKTSKKSGVILGVGDTKLGAALSESLEISCQTTGVVPELLRGIRLHFHNLVKEITEGKQGTAQLGLGHSYSRAKVKFNVNRVDNMVIQSIALLDQLEKDINTFSMRIREWYSYHFPELVKLVPDNYMYARVAQAIKDRKELNEHKLDYLEEVVMDRELASNIISAAESSMGMDIAPIDLINIEHFAKRVIALADYRRNLMAYLKSKMTGIAPNLSSLIGDQVGARLIAHAGSLTNLAKYPASTVQILGAEKALFRALKTRGNTPKYGLLFHSTFIGRAQNKQKGRISRYLANKCSLASRIDCFIEQPTNIFGEKLKQQVEDRLKFYETGEKPKKNIDVMKEALEEVNSLVNEKKKKKKKKKRSLENGV; the protein is encoded by the exons TCACAGTTGTTCATCTTGTTTGAACATGCAGCTGGTTTTGcactttttaaagtaattgaatTTGAGGAAATATCGATGCTGGATGCTCGCTTGGAGTCATCAGTTGTAGAATTgagtcattttaaaaaagtagttttgctTGTGGGATTTTCACCTTTTAAGAATGCTATAGCTGCCTTAGAAGGTGTTAATGCTATATCTGAAG gTATTATTCCTGAGGATCTTCAGCTGTTCATTGAAAAAACTTTACCAAAAACTTCAAAGAAGTCAGGAGTAATATTAGGGGTTGGTGACACAAAACTTGGTGCTGCATTATCTGAATCTCTGGAGATATCATGTCAAACTACTGGAGTTGTACCAGAACTTCTGAGag gtaTTAGGTTACATTTTCATAATCTTGTTAAAGAAATCACGGAGGGCAAACAAGGAACAGCACAACTTGGTTTGGGTCATAGTTATTCAAGAGCAAAAGTAAAATTCAATGTAAACAGAGTAGATAATATGGTTATTCAAAGTATTGCCTTGTTAGATCAACTTGAAAAGGATATTAACACTTTTTCAATGAGGATAAG GGAGTGGTATTCATACCATTTTCCAGAACTGGTGAAATTAGTGCCAGATAACTATATGTATGCTAGAGTGGCACAGGCTATTAAAGACAGAAAAGAATTAAACGAGCACAAACTAGATTATCTTGAAGAAGTTGTAATGGATAGAGAACTAGCATCAAATATTATTTCAGCTGCTGAATCATCTATGG GTATGGACATTGCTCCAATTGATTTGATCAATATAGAGCACTTCGCGAAACGGGTTATTGCCCTAGCTGATTACAGAAGAAATTTGATGGCATATTTGAAAAGTAAGATGACTGGCATTGCTCCAAACCTTTCCTCTTTAATTGGTGATCAAGTTGGAGCTCGATTAATTGCTCATGCTGGTTCTCTTACAAATTTGGCTAAATATCCAGCATCTACTGTTCAGATCCTGGGAGCAGAAAAGGCCCTTTTCAG agcatTAAAAACCAGAGGTAACACTCCAAAGTATGGACTTCTGTTTCATTCTACGTTCATTGGTCGAGCCCAAAATAAGCAAAAAGGACGAATTTCAAGGTATTTGGCAAACAAGTGTTCTCTAGCATCTCGTATTGATTGTTTTATag AGCAGCCTACAAATATTTTTGGTGAGAAGCTAAAGCAACAAGTTGAAGacagattgaaattttatgaaactggtgaaaagccaaaaaaaaatatcgatgtGATGAAGGAAGCATTGGAAGAAGTGAATTCTTTg